In one window of Spartinivicinus marinus DNA:
- a CDS encoding aldehyde dehydrogenase family protein, with the protein MSTKSPSQQPSHPTDDYFKLRKPLTIQETDAAPIKDIYHALRAAQLDLQQFSIRQRAAEVDKIIDHIKSSKELICNRIVKDTGKSRTDALVSEVLGVLDNLHWNKAHAHKILKAYKVSTPISLLGKKSYIQHEPYGTVLVIAPWNYPFHIAMTFITGAFLAGNSIIFKPSEHTPLTGLIEEICAVSPLLKQNLKVIYGSGVTAERLIDEKPDKIFFTGSTRTGKAILKKAAQHIIPVDLELGGKDAMVVFPDVDIQRTVAGALWGGLTNAGQSCTSVELLCVHEDIFEQFSKQLTTQIQQLVINTGDQGDADIGAMTTDFQLDIVKQQLDDAIEKGATIITGGNTFNEKGRFFPPTLITNISPEMKLYKEETFGPVIALLPFSNEKQLVTQLNQLPYGLSASIWSRDLSRAKRMASALQVGAVSINNVMLTEGNPALPFGGVKQSGFGRAKGKEGLLAFTRSKSILVDKQSNKIEPNWYPYTLKKYQLFQQLIDTLFTSSWSKLIRLAKIGMALESEAKKSRHNINH; encoded by the coding sequence ATGTCTACTAAATCTCCATCCCAGCAACCGAGCCACCCAACGGATGACTATTTTAAATTAAGAAAGCCACTGACAATTCAAGAAACTGATGCGGCTCCAATCAAAGATATCTATCACGCACTGAGAGCAGCTCAATTGGATTTACAGCAATTTTCAATTCGTCAACGTGCAGCAGAAGTTGATAAGATCATCGATCACATAAAGTCCAGTAAAGAATTAATTTGCAATAGAATTGTCAAAGACACAGGTAAATCTAGAACAGATGCCCTTGTTTCAGAGGTACTGGGAGTATTAGATAATTTACATTGGAATAAGGCCCACGCTCACAAAATTCTTAAAGCATATAAAGTCTCGACCCCCATTTCATTACTTGGCAAGAAATCTTATATTCAACATGAACCTTATGGAACGGTATTAGTGATTGCTCCCTGGAATTACCCTTTTCATATTGCAATGACTTTTATTACCGGAGCATTTCTTGCTGGAAACAGTATTATCTTTAAACCTTCTGAGCATACACCGCTTACCGGCCTGATCGAAGAAATTTGTGCCGTATCCCCTCTACTAAAACAAAACCTAAAAGTCATCTATGGCTCAGGTGTTACTGCTGAAAGATTGATTGATGAAAAACCAGATAAAATTTTTTTTACAGGAAGTACTCGTACCGGAAAGGCGATTCTCAAAAAAGCAGCTCAGCATATCATCCCCGTCGATTTGGAGTTGGGAGGCAAAGATGCGATGGTGGTTTTCCCTGATGTTGATATTCAGCGTACGGTAGCAGGCGCATTATGGGGAGGGCTCACTAATGCAGGACAATCCTGTACATCAGTAGAGTTATTATGTGTTCATGAGGATATTTTCGAACAGTTTAGCAAACAGCTAACTACCCAAATACAACAGTTAGTGATTAACACAGGGGATCAAGGAGATGCTGATATAGGCGCAATGACAACTGATTTTCAACTAGATATTGTCAAACAACAGTTGGATGATGCTATTGAAAAAGGGGCAACTATCATTACAGGGGGAAACACCTTTAATGAAAAGGGGCGGTTTTTTCCACCTACCCTAATTACCAATATTTCACCAGAGATGAAACTATATAAAGAAGAAACCTTTGGCCCTGTTATTGCTTTATTGCCATTTTCTAATGAAAAACAGTTAGTCACGCAGTTAAATCAATTACCCTATGGCCTCAGTGCAAGTATCTGGAGTCGAGACCTTAGCAGAGCCAAACGAATGGCTAGTGCCCTTCAGGTGGGTGCAGTTTCCATTAATAACGTTATGTTAACTGAGGGAAACCCTGCTTTGCCCTTTGGAGGTGTTAAACAGAGTGGCTTCGGTCGAGCAAAAGGTAAGGAAGGTTTGCTTGCATTTACTAGAAGTAAATCCATTTTAGTTGACAAGCAGTCAAATAAAATCGAACCTAACTGGTATCCTTATACCTTAAAAAAATATCAACTATTCCAACAGTTAATTGACACTTTATTTACATCCTCTTGGTCAAAGCTTATCAGGCTTGCCAAAATTGGTATGGCACTAGAGAGCGAAGCCAAAAAAAGTAGACATAATATTAATCATTAG
- a CDS encoding lipopolysaccharide biosynthesis protein: MSNTDITKKMGIGAVWMVVLRLCVRLLSIVSLFIMARLLVPEDYGIVALAMSFYAILDVVTTFNFDLPLIQNQQATKDDYNTAWSLNILMGLFIAIGLLIGCYPIASLFNEPQLVAIFLCLAVMAIIQGFTNIGVVNFRKELNLKKEFNFEFGKKILSFLVTVVAGLLLKSYWALIFGMITNCLAGLILSFVMSNYRPSLSLKSWRSLLNFSKWMLFTNILLYANNRLMMLIVGSSLNTKVLGNYSMMKEISDITTVELVLPIQKALFPGYSKLTDNKPQLAQVFLNSIAMIAFFGVPIATTLAALNEHFVITLLGEKWLSESWMLKIFCLSGAFSLVTGATLSIYYALAKPHIVTAILFIQGAIRISLFSYFIVQGYIAEALLSILITAILSTTLSLVISCRLLSLPVFQLLWPLTRTALSAVLLMASLLVLTKWFPLQYNFFMDFLAMSVMSLIGMIVYSACHFSLWYFTYSSENASYCSKTTGAESIIIQLIKPKLSALKLRLST, translated from the coding sequence ATGAGCAACACCGATATTACAAAAAAAATGGGCATTGGAGCAGTTTGGATGGTAGTCCTAAGACTGTGTGTTCGCCTGTTAAGCATTGTTAGCTTGTTTATTATGGCAAGGCTACTTGTTCCTGAAGATTACGGAATTGTTGCACTTGCTATGAGCTTTTATGCCATTTTGGATGTTGTCACTACTTTTAACTTCGATTTACCGTTAATACAAAACCAACAAGCGACTAAAGACGACTACAATACGGCATGGAGCTTAAATATTCTAATGGGGCTATTCATTGCAATAGGCCTACTGATTGGTTGCTACCCTATCGCAAGCCTGTTTAATGAACCCCAGCTAGTTGCAATTTTTCTTTGCCTAGCAGTCATGGCCATCATACAAGGGTTCACTAACATTGGTGTCGTGAATTTTCGTAAAGAGCTAAATCTAAAGAAAGAGTTTAACTTTGAATTCGGCAAAAAAATTCTATCGTTTTTAGTAACAGTGGTTGCAGGCCTTTTATTAAAGTCTTATTGGGCTCTAATTTTTGGTATGATTACAAACTGCTTAGCAGGACTGATTCTCAGTTTTGTTATGAGTAACTATCGCCCTTCTCTTTCCTTGAAGAGTTGGCGTAGTTTGTTAAATTTTTCAAAATGGATGCTATTTACAAATATTCTGCTCTATGCAAATAATCGCTTGATGATGCTAATTGTTGGAAGCTCACTCAATACCAAAGTACTTGGAAACTATTCAATGATGAAGGAGATTTCTGATATTACTACTGTTGAGTTAGTACTCCCTATACAGAAAGCGTTATTTCCTGGCTATTCAAAGCTAACAGATAACAAACCCCAATTAGCTCAAGTCTTTCTTAATAGTATTGCTATGATTGCATTTTTTGGTGTACCAATAGCAACTACACTTGCAGCACTAAATGAACACTTTGTTATCACTTTATTAGGCGAAAAATGGCTAAGTGAATCATGGATGTTAAAGATTTTTTGTCTTTCTGGAGCATTTTCATTAGTCACAGGAGCAACTCTATCAATCTATTATGCTCTAGCAAAACCTCACATAGTAACTGCTATTCTATTCATTCAAGGTGCAATCAGAATTTCTTTATTCAGCTACTTTATTGTACAAGGTTATATAGCAGAAGCACTGCTTAGTATTCTTATAACGGCTATCCTCAGTACAACGTTAAGTTTAGTCATCAGTTGTCGATTACTCTCCTTACCAGTCTTTCAATTACTTTGGCCATTAACCCGAACAGCTTTATCAGCTGTTTTACTGATGGCTTCTTTGTTAGTGTTAACAAAATGGTTTCCATTACAATATAACTTTTTCATGGACTTCCTGGCTATGTCTGTGATGTCCCTTATTGGTATGATTGTTTATAGTGCCTGTCATTTTAGCTTATGGTATTTTACCTATAGTAGCGAAAACGCTTCTTACTGCTCAAAAACAACAGGCGCAGAAAGCATTATCATTCAATTGATTAAGCCTAAGCTATCTGCACTAAAGTTGAGACTCAGTACATAA
- a CDS encoding PA4642 family protein: protein MKKDKQKVIGEDVSDERLKGLLTIQSHDGTNNDYHMLTNAYRALREDDFSRFLTFFIAAGHNINATNKEGETFLTTISSHQQASVYINALKQAGAS, encoded by the coding sequence GTGAAAAAAGATAAGCAAAAAGTTATTGGCGAAGATGTATCTGATGAACGTCTAAAAGGGCTTTTAACCATTCAATCTCATGATGGCACCAATAATGACTACCACATGCTGACCAACGCTTACCGAGCATTACGTGAGGATGATTTTAGTCGATTCTTAACGTTTTTTATTGCTGCAGGCCATAACATCAATGCCACAAATAAAGAAGGTGAAACCTTCCTAACAACCATTAGCAGCCACCAACAAGCTAGTGTGTATATAAACGCACTGAAGCAGGCAGGTGCCAGCTAA
- a CDS encoding hypoxanthine-guanine phosphoribosyltransferase, whose amino-acid sequence MPVDLDHIKEVYAEADCLYDDAEVEAAIDRMGQAITADLANSNPLVFCIMNGGLVTSGKLLTKLNFPLQIDYIHATRYRNETRGGELNWLVKPNTEMEDRNVLIIDDILDEGHTLAAIVEYCQKAGAKSVITAVLVEKKHDRKGVSLDADYIGLQIEDRYIFGYGMDYKGYWRNAPGIYALKGH is encoded by the coding sequence ATGCCTGTTGATCTTGACCATATTAAAGAGGTGTATGCTGAAGCAGACTGCTTATATGATGATGCAGAAGTTGAAGCAGCCATCGACCGCATGGGACAAGCCATCACAGCTGATCTGGCTAACAGTAATCCACTGGTTTTCTGCATTATGAATGGCGGACTTGTCACCAGTGGTAAACTATTGACCAAGCTGAACTTCCCTTTACAGATAGATTATATCCATGCAACTCGCTACCGTAATGAAACTCGGGGAGGAGAGTTAAATTGGCTTGTTAAGCCAAATACCGAAATGGAAGATCGCAATGTTCTAATCATCGATGATATCTTAGATGAAGGACATACTCTTGCAGCAATTGTTGAGTATTGCCAAAAAGCTGGGGCCAAATCAGTAATCACTGCCGTGCTGGTTGAGAAAAAGCATGATAGAAAAGGGGTGAGTCTTGATGCTGACTATATTGGCTTACAAATAGAAGATCGCTATATATTTGGATATGGTATGGACTATAAAGGCTACTGGCGTAATGCACCAGGCATTTATGCTTTGAAAGGCCACTAA
- a CDS encoding UbiA family prenyltransferase — MNKEVKYIFVDLDGTLIRTDLFLESILKLIKQKPLYIFQIFFWLLQGRQLAKAKVANLVEINVESLPYTTELVDYLKVQKKQGKRLILATASNQTFANTVAKYLGIFDQVIASDSTNNLKGTNKLASIQSIVGSDDFIYAGDSLADRPIWQKAYSNIFVDAPIKDIEKARRNGKAEKIITHTQSTGIAFIKAMRIHQWVKNLLVFVPLFTSHSYYEPATAFSALIAFFCFSICASGGYFLNDMLDLEADRSHSTKRFRPLAAGTLPLSIGIASAIILPLLSFILAWLLLPLSFFIILIFYYIAINAYSFIIKQVSTADVMTLAILYTTRIVAGSVAIGVALSSWLLSFSIFIFVSLAYLKRYIELYSLSEATNHSVNKAIGRGYSVSDQETMFTLGIANITASVLVLSLYINSEEVISLYQSPQLLWILCFLILYWGNRVWVGARRGKIADDPIVFAIKDRVSQLVGLGFLIVVLSAKYFQI; from the coding sequence ATGAATAAAGAAGTTAAATATATTTTTGTTGACCTAGATGGTACACTCATACGTACCGATTTATTTCTTGAGTCCATACTAAAGCTTATCAAACAAAAGCCACTTTATATTTTTCAAATTTTTTTTTGGTTACTCCAAGGAAGACAGCTAGCTAAAGCAAAAGTAGCCAATTTAGTTGAAATCAATGTTGAAAGCCTTCCTTATACAACTGAGCTAGTCGACTACTTAAAAGTACAAAAAAAACAAGGCAAACGACTGATTCTAGCTACAGCATCAAACCAAACCTTTGCAAATACAGTTGCTAAGTACCTTGGTATTTTCGATCAAGTGATTGCATCTGATAGCACAAATAACCTTAAAGGTACTAATAAACTAGCAAGCATACAGAGCATAGTCGGGAGCGATGATTTTATTTATGCTGGAGACAGTTTAGCTGATCGTCCCATTTGGCAGAAAGCATATTCAAACATATTTGTAGATGCACCCATTAAAGATATAGAAAAAGCTAGACGTAATGGGAAAGCAGAAAAAATTATTACCCACACTCAGTCAACAGGCATTGCCTTCATCAAAGCAATGCGAATACATCAGTGGGTTAAAAACCTGTTAGTGTTTGTACCTTTATTTACCTCCCACAGTTACTATGAGCCAGCAACTGCATTTTCTGCTCTAATTGCTTTTTTCTGCTTTAGTATTTGTGCCTCCGGAGGTTATTTTTTAAACGACATGCTAGATTTAGAAGCTGATCGCAGCCATAGCACCAAGCGATTTAGACCATTAGCTGCCGGCACCCTACCGCTGTCGATTGGCATAGCAAGCGCCATTATTTTACCTTTACTTTCTTTTATACTTGCCTGGTTACTGCTTCCTTTATCCTTTTTCATAATACTTATTTTTTATTACATTGCCATCAATGCTTACTCATTTATCATTAAACAAGTATCAACTGCTGATGTAATGACACTTGCTATTCTATACACAACACGTATTGTCGCTGGATCAGTAGCTATTGGTGTTGCCTTATCATCTTGGTTACTCAGCTTTTCAATTTTTATTTTTGTTAGTTTGGCCTATCTAAAACGCTATATTGAACTTTATTCCCTTTCTGAGGCCACTAATCACAGTGTGAATAAAGCTATTGGGCGAGGCTATAGTGTTTCTGATCAGGAAACAATGTTTACCCTAGGTATCGCTAATATAACAGCCTCAGTGTTAGTTCTCTCACTTTATATTAATAGCGAAGAAGTGATCAGTTTATATCAAAGCCCTCAATTGCTATGGATACTTTGTTTTTTAATTCTTTATTGGGGTAATCGTGTATGGGTTGGTGCACGACGAGGAAAAATAGCTGACGACCCGATTGTATTTGCAATAAAAGACAGAGTCAGCCAGCTTGTGGGGCTAGGATTTCTTATTGTTGTACTTTCAGCTAAGTACTTTCAAATATAG
- a CDS encoding ArnT family glycosyltransferase has translation MKFRQYQSTIFCILLCFIVAFLFLTGAPAGGAFSWPDSPRHALNGAFVMDFIGAAPFYDPVTYAYDYYSQYPALTILFYPPLFSFLLAPFYAIFGVSQETALFVLFICYVFFACGCYFLARQWLTAPLSFGVALMIIASPEIAYWGRQIMLEIPAFAFLVWSSYFLVRYTREQRISYLYLSIALLVLGIYTKLSIAFVCLPYLIALISARGYSLIRDKHSYIIAGLAIIGILPLVYLTIEFGQTNVQSAMGISDAIVSRLSIDGWIWYALQFPAQVGWPVLLISTVFLILWLSPFTTQPNIHNSLFLISWLIVGYLFYSSIDLKETRHSIYLLLPIALFAGFSCHYLFQNKLVQRGLFQNRAFQNRALQNRALQNKLFKNKELWAATSCILIGVLTLTITTISRPVHYVDGYSDVVDYIAEVTPDNSNVLFSGYRDGSFIFNMRAKSNRPDINILRADKLLLEVAVRRSLGVKQQSYSEVEINDLINKMGVHYIVAQPNFWVDLDQMAKLQNVLRSDKFKEVKRFKMPSNYNAQEKELIVYRNLGNIADGPIKISNNLPIIGRKITNSPKTGG, from the coding sequence ATGAAGTTTAGACAATATCAAAGCACCATTTTTTGTATTTTACTTTGCTTCATAGTTGCTTTTTTATTTTTGACGGGAGCACCTGCTGGCGGTGCTTTTTCATGGCCAGATTCACCACGCCATGCATTAAATGGTGCTTTTGTAATGGACTTTATTGGAGCAGCTCCATTTTATGATCCTGTCACTTATGCTTATGATTATTATTCACAATACCCAGCTCTCACGATTTTATTTTACCCACCACTTTTCTCCTTCTTATTAGCACCTTTTTATGCAATTTTTGGAGTTTCTCAAGAAACCGCTTTATTTGTACTTTTCATATGTTATGTATTTTTTGCTTGTGGATGTTATTTTTTAGCTCGCCAATGGTTAACAGCACCATTATCTTTTGGTGTAGCACTCATGATTATCGCTTCTCCAGAAATAGCCTACTGGGGCCGTCAGATAATGTTAGAAATACCTGCTTTTGCCTTTTTAGTATGGAGTAGCTATTTCTTAGTCAGATACACTCGTGAACAACGTATTTCATACTTATACCTAAGTATTGCCTTACTAGTGCTAGGCATATATACAAAACTTTCTATTGCATTTGTTTGTTTGCCTTACTTAATTGCCTTAATAAGTGCCAGAGGATACTCACTAATTAGAGATAAACATAGCTATATCATTGCAGGGCTAGCAATTATAGGAATTTTACCATTAGTATATTTAACAATTGAGTTTGGGCAAACAAATGTTCAATCTGCAATGGGTATTAGTGATGCTATTGTTTCAAGACTATCAATTGACGGCTGGATTTGGTATGCATTACAATTTCCAGCACAAGTTGGTTGGCCTGTACTACTTATCTCAACTGTTTTTCTTATACTATGGCTCTCACCATTCACTACTCAACCCAATATTCATAATAGTTTATTTTTAATCTCATGGTTGATAGTAGGATACCTGTTTTACTCATCTATCGATTTAAAAGAGACTAGACACAGTATCTATTTGCTTCTTCCTATCGCTCTATTTGCTGGCTTTTCGTGCCATTATTTATTTCAAAACAAGTTAGTTCAAAGAGGTTTGTTTCAAAACAGGGCTTTTCAAAACAGAGCTCTTCAAAACAGAGCTCTTCAAAATAAACTATTTAAAAATAAAGAACTATGGGCTGCCACAAGCTGCATTTTAATTGGGGTATTAACCCTGACCATAACCACTATTTCACGCCCAGTACATTATGTAGATGGTTACAGCGATGTTGTTGACTATATAGCCGAAGTTACACCAGACAACAGTAATGTATTATTCTCTGGCTACCGTGATGGCTCATTTATTTTTAATATGCGAGCCAAATCAAATCGCCCTGACATAAATATTTTGCGTGCAGACAAGCTGTTATTGGAGGTTGCAGTCCGACGATCACTAGGGGTTAAACAACAAAGCTACAGTGAAGTTGAAATAAATGATTTAATTAATAAAATGGGTGTTCACTACATTGTAGCCCAACCCAATTTTTGGGTAGATCTGGATCAAATGGCTAAGCTACAAAATGTTCTTAGAAGCGATAAGTTTAAAGAAGTTAAGCGGTTTAAAATGCCCTCTAATTATAATGCCCAGGAAAAAGAGCTTATAGTTTATCGCAATCTAGGCAATATAGCGGACGGACCAATAAAAATTTCAAATAATTTACCAATTATTGGTAGAAAGATTACCAACTCTCCAAAAACAGGCGGATAA
- the upp gene encoding uracil phosphoribosyltransferase, translating to MKVHEIKHPLVQHKLGLMRKEGISTKGFRGLASEVGCLLTYEATKDLPLEDKVIAGWAGNVTVKQIKGKKITVVPILRAGLGMLDGVLELIPNAKVSVVGLYRNEETLEPVPYFEKLVSNIDERMALIVDPMLATGGSMVATIEMLKKAGCHEIRVLVLVAAPEGIKKVTDAHPDVEIFTASVDEKLNESGYIIPGLGDAGDKIFGTK from the coding sequence ATGAAAGTCCATGAGATTAAGCATCCTTTGGTACAGCATAAACTTGGTTTAATGCGTAAAGAAGGGATTAGTACCAAGGGATTCCGTGGGTTAGCGAGTGAAGTGGGATGTTTGCTTACTTATGAAGCAACAAAAGACTTGCCTCTAGAAGATAAGGTGATTGCAGGTTGGGCAGGGAATGTGACGGTTAAGCAAATAAAAGGCAAGAAAATCACTGTGGTGCCTATTTTACGTGCAGGTCTTGGTATGTTGGATGGTGTATTAGAGCTTATTCCCAACGCCAAGGTTAGTGTGGTAGGACTTTACCGTAATGAAGAAACCTTAGAGCCTGTACCTTACTTTGAAAAGTTGGTCAGTAATATTGATGAGCGTATGGCGCTGATAGTGGACCCTATGTTAGCAACAGGGGGCTCAATGGTGGCTACTATAGAAATGCTAAAAAAAGCCGGTTGCCATGAAATTAGGGTATTAGTATTGGTTGCAGCACCTGAAGGTATCAAAAAAGTAACAGATGCTCACCCTGATGTAGAAATATTTACAGCATCTGTTGATGAGAAGCTTAATGAAAGTGGTTATATTATTCCTGGCCTAGGAGATGCTGGAGATAAGATTTTTGGTACTAAGTAA
- the oppF gene encoding murein tripeptide/oligopeptide ABC transporter ATP binding protein OppF: protein MAASEKVIVKVRDLKVHFKVDHKGGWPWQPKPTLKAVDGVSFDIYEGETLGVVGESGCGKSSLARALIGLIPAHSGSVLWLGQDLTQLNRDELREKRQDLQFIFQDPLASLNPRMTIGEIIAEPLQTFYPDMSKRQIEEKVKAMMGKVGLLPNVVNRYPHEFSGGQCQRVGIARALILEPKLVVCDEPVSALDVSIQAQVVNLLKELQREMKLSLVFIAHDLSVVKHISDRVMVMYLGNVVELASSKELYSKPMHPYTQALLSAVPLADPEKERDKQAQILVGDLPSPINPPKGCVFCTRCPIAEERCQQQRPTLQTINSHQVSCLKVNGGNC, encoded by the coding sequence ATGGCAGCGTCTGAAAAAGTGATAGTAAAAGTTAGAGACCTCAAGGTTCACTTTAAAGTTGATCATAAAGGTGGCTGGCCATGGCAACCAAAGCCAACTTTAAAAGCGGTAGATGGAGTGAGTTTTGATATATATGAGGGTGAAACTTTAGGCGTTGTTGGTGAATCTGGCTGTGGAAAGTCCAGCTTAGCCAGGGCCTTGATTGGTTTAATACCTGCGCACTCTGGCTCTGTTTTATGGCTAGGACAAGATCTTACTCAGTTAAATCGGGATGAATTGAGAGAAAAACGACAGGATTTACAGTTCATTTTTCAGGATCCATTAGCTTCTCTTAACCCCAGAATGACGATTGGTGAAATTATTGCCGAACCATTACAAACCTTTTACCCAGACATGAGTAAACGTCAGATAGAAGAAAAAGTTAAAGCCATGATGGGTAAGGTAGGTTTATTACCCAACGTGGTTAACCGTTACCCTCATGAATTTTCTGGTGGTCAGTGTCAACGGGTCGGTATTGCCAGGGCATTAATTTTAGAGCCTAAGCTAGTGGTTTGTGATGAACCTGTGAGTGCATTAGATGTATCTATCCAAGCACAAGTAGTTAACTTACTTAAAGAGCTTCAACGAGAAATGAAGCTTTCTCTAGTGTTTATCGCTCATGACTTAAGTGTGGTTAAACACATCAGTGATCGGGTCATGGTCATGTACTTAGGGAATGTGGTGGAGCTGGCCAGTAGTAAAGAATTATATAGTAAGCCAATGCACCCTTATACTCAGGCATTATTGTCAGCGGTGCCATTGGCTGATCCTGAAAAAGAAAGAGATAAACAGGCGCAAATTTTAGTTGGTGATTTACCGTCCCCCATTAATCCACCTAAAGGATGTGTTTTTTGCACTCGCTGCCCTATAGCAGAAGAGCGTTGTCAACAACAACGACCCACTTTGCAAACTATTAATAGTCATCAGGTGTCTTGCTTAAAAGTAAACGGTGGGAACTGTTAA
- the oppD gene encoding oligopeptide ABC transporter ATP-binding protein OppD, giving the protein MSLLDVQDLRVAFETPDGMVTAVNSLNFALSEGETLGIVGESGSGKSQTAFALMGLLAKNGHTSGKALFNDKDVLQLTSAELNKIRAEQIAMIFQDPMTSLNPYMKVGKQLAEVLILHKGMDKKSARAESIRMLEAVHIPEAHKRIDMYPHEFSGGMRQRVMIAMALLCRPKLLIADEPTTALDVTVQAQILTLLNELKQEFNTAIIMITHDLGVVAGLCDKVLVMYAGRTMEYGAVNDVFYQPTHPYTKGLLASIPDLVADQAELPTIPGNPPNLLNLPQGCPFQERCGYVFDRCRQISPELETFDGYRQRACHLQQEAVNQKTEQQVIRQEVIV; this is encoded by the coding sequence ATGAGTTTATTAGATGTACAAGATTTACGGGTGGCGTTTGAAACACCTGATGGCATGGTGACAGCCGTAAATAGCTTGAATTTTGCGTTATCTGAAGGTGAAACCTTGGGTATTGTAGGAGAGTCTGGCTCAGGTAAAAGTCAAACTGCTTTTGCTTTAATGGGACTACTTGCCAAAAATGGTCATACATCAGGTAAAGCCTTATTTAATGACAAAGATGTTTTGCAATTAACCAGTGCAGAGCTGAATAAAATCAGAGCTGAACAAATTGCGATGATTTTTCAGGATCCTATGACATCGCTTAACCCTTATATGAAAGTGGGAAAACAGCTAGCTGAAGTGTTAATTTTACATAAAGGCATGGATAAAAAGTCGGCTAGGGCTGAGTCAATTCGCATGCTAGAAGCTGTGCATATTCCTGAAGCCCATAAGCGCATTGATATGTACCCTCATGAGTTTTCAGGAGGAATGCGTCAGCGGGTGATGATTGCAATGGCATTATTATGTCGCCCTAAGCTGTTGATTGCTGATGAGCCAACTACGGCGCTTGACGTAACTGTACAGGCTCAGATATTAACTCTATTAAATGAGCTAAAACAGGAGTTTAACACGGCGATCATTATGATCACCCATGACTTGGGTGTTGTAGCAGGGCTTTGTGATAAAGTCCTTGTGATGTATGCGGGGCGTACGATGGAATATGGTGCGGTGAATGATGTGTTCTACCAGCCAACTCACCCTTATACTAAAGGTTTATTAGCATCAATACCTGATTTAGTGGCAGACCAAGCGGAGTTGCCAACAATTCCAGGTAATCCACCCAATTTATTAAATTTACCTCAAGGCTGTCCATTCCAAGAGCGCTGTGGTTATGTTTTTGATCGTTGTCGACAGATATCACCTGAACTTGAAACATTTGATGGTTATCGACAAAGAGCTTGTCATTTACAGCAAGAAGCAGTGAATCAAAAAACTGAGCAGCAAGTAATTAGGCAAGAGGTGATAGTATGA
- a CDS encoding EamA family transporter — MTYLVLSLTLLTVTLSACAQLAFKLGVTKPTMASALQSSITESLLAAAISPFIWVGLIIYGLSVAMWLWVLSKVELSVAYPFVGVSFLVTMAFSALLLNETLTPTRVFGTVLIACGCVLVGKSA, encoded by the coding sequence ATGACATATCTTGTTCTCAGTTTAACTTTACTAACCGTAACACTATCTGCTTGTGCTCAACTCGCATTTAAGCTAGGAGTAACTAAGCCCACTATGGCCTCTGCTTTGCAAAGTAGTATTACTGAATCACTACTGGCTGCTGCAATATCTCCTTTTATTTGGGTAGGGTTAATAATTTATGGATTAAGTGTTGCCATGTGGTTATGGGTACTATCAAAAGTGGAGCTGTCTGTCGCCTATCCATTTGTTGGTGTCAGCTTCTTGGTGACAATGGCTTTTAGCGCATTACTACTTAATGAAACATTAACACCAACCCGAGTGTTCGGAACAGTTCTTATTGCTTGTGGGTGTGTGTTAGTTGGTAAATCAGCATGA